The following coding sequences are from one Sphaeramia orbicularis chromosome 11, fSphaOr1.1, whole genome shotgun sequence window:
- the nxph1 gene encoding neurexophilin-1, with protein sequence MQVTCWCAVFLLTPALCLVTSAHTSKSDIVKSGNPKSTLKHIWTESSKDMSISRLLSQTLHGKENSTALDLRYDTPEPYSEQDLWDWLRNSTDLQDSRPRAKRRPMVKTGKFKKMFGWGDFHSNIKTVKLNLLITGKIVDHGNGTFSVYFRHNSTGQGNVSVSLVPPTKIVEFDVAAQQSVIDAKDSKSFNCRIEYEKVEKGAKNTLCNFDPSKTCYQEQTQSHVSWLCSKPFKVICIFISFYSTDYKLVQKVCPDYNYHSDTPYFPSG encoded by the coding sequence GTAACAAGTGCCCACACCTCAAAGTCGGACATTGTCAAGTCAGGAAACCCTAAATCCACCCTAAAGCATATATGGACAGAAAGCAGCAAGGACATGTCCATCAGTAGGTTGCTGTCACAGACTCTACATGGCAAAGAGAACAGCACAGCCTTGGACCTTCGCTATGACACTCCAGAACCCTACTCTGAGCAGGATCTGTGGGACTGGCTGAGGAACTCCACAGACCTGCAGGACTCGCGGCCACGGGCTAAACGGCGGCCCATGGTCAAGACGGGGAAGTTCAAGAAGATGTTCGGCTGGGGAGACTTCCACTCCAACATCAAGACGGTCAAACTCAACCTGCTCATCACCGGAAAGATCGTGGATCACGGAAACGGCACCTTCAGTGTTTATTTCCGCCACAACTCCACAGGCCAGGGCAACGTGTCCGTCAGTTTGGTCCCTCCCACCAAGATAGTAGAGTTTGACGTGGCGGCTCAGCAGTCTGTCATTGACGCCAAGGACTCCAAGTCCTTCAACTGCCGTATAGAGTACGAGAAGGTAGAGAAGGGTGCCAAGAACACCCTCTGCAACTTCGACCCATCCAAGACCTGCTACCAGGAGCAGACCCAGAGCCACGTGTCCTGGCTCTGCTCCAAACCATTTAAAGTCATCTGCATCTTCATTTCCTTCTACAGCACCGACTACAAACTGGTGCAGAAAGTGTGCCCGGACTACAACTACCACAGTGACACTCCTTACTTCCCGTCCGGCTGA